From one Phocaeicola salanitronis DSM 18170 genomic stretch:
- the hflX gene encoding GTPase HflX — MKEFVISEAQTEKAVLVGLITQTQNERKTNEYLDELAFLAETAGAEVVKRFTQKLDTPNSVTYVGKGKLQEIKEYLEMQNESEETEVGMVIFDDELSAKQIRNIENELKVKILDRTSLILDIFAMRAQTANAKTQVELAQYKYMLPRLQRLWTHLERQGGGSGAGGGKGSVGLRGPGETQLEMDRRIILNRMSLLKQRLAEIDTQKSTQRKNRGRLIRVALVGYTNVGKSTLMNLLAKSDVFAENKLFATLDTTVRKVIIDNLPFLLSDTVGFIRKLPTDLVDSFKSTLDEVREADLLVHVVDISHSDFEEQIQVVDKTVSELGAGGKPTMIVFNKIDAYTYIEKDADDLTPKTKENVTLEELMHTWMAKMNDNCIFISARNKTNLEELRRLLYNKVRELHVQKYPYNDFLYQTYDEEGSL; from the coding sequence ATGAAAGAATTTGTAATATCTGAGGCGCAGACCGAAAAGGCTGTGCTGGTGGGCCTGATAACCCAGACCCAGAACGAACGCAAAACGAACGAATACTTGGACGAACTGGCTTTCCTTGCCGAAACGGCTGGGGCGGAAGTGGTGAAACGCTTTACTCAAAAGCTGGATACGCCCAACTCGGTGACGTATGTGGGTAAGGGAAAGCTGCAAGAGATAAAGGAATATTTGGAAATGCAGAACGAGAGCGAAGAGACGGAAGTAGGCATGGTTATTTTTGATGATGAGTTGTCGGCAAAGCAAATCCGGAACATCGAAAACGAACTGAAAGTAAAGATACTGGACCGTACTTCACTGATATTGGATATCTTCGCGATGCGGGCGCAAACCGCCAATGCCAAGACACAGGTAGAGCTGGCGCAATACAAGTACATGCTTCCCCGTCTGCAACGCTTGTGGACTCACTTGGAACGTCAGGGAGGCGGTTCCGGTGCCGGAGGCGGTAAAGGTTCGGTAGGGCTTCGTGGTCCGGGTGAGACCCAGTTGGAAATGGACCGCCGTATCATTCTGAACCGTATGTCTTTGCTGAAGCAACGTCTGGCGGAGATTGATACCCAGAAGTCTACCCAGCGCAAGAACCGCGGACGGTTGATTCGGGTTGCCTTGGTGGGATATACCAATGTAGGCAAGTCTACGTTGATGAACCTGCTTGCCAAAAGTGACGTGTTTGCCGAAAACAAGCTTTTCGCCACCCTCGATACCACGGTGCGCAAGGTGATTATCGATAATCTGCCTTTCCTGCTTTCCGATACGGTGGGGTTCATACGCAAGCTTCCTACCGATTTGGTCGATTCGTTCAAGTCTACCTTGGACGAAGTGCGCGAAGCCGACCTGCTGGTGCATGTGGTGGATATCTCGCATTCCGACTTCGAGGAACAGATACAGGTGGTAGACAAAACCGTTTCTGAACTGGGAGCCGGAGGAAAGCCTACGATGATTGTCTTCAACAAGATTGATGCCTATACCTACATCGAAAAAGATGCGGACGACCTGACTCCGAAGACGAAAGAGAATGTGACGCTGGAAGAACTGATGCATACATGGATGGCGAAGATGAACGACAACTGCATCTTTATTTCGGCACGCAACAAGACGAACTTGGAGGAATTGAGGCGTCTATTATATAATAAGGTAAGGGAGCTGCACGTACAGAAGTATCCGTACAATGATTTCCTTTACCAAACCTATGATGAGGAGGGCAGTTTATGA
- a CDS encoding RagB/SusD family nutrient uptake outer membrane protein, with the protein MKTKYIFASSLLLSLAFTGCQDLDTAPEGDVVTTDQKEEVYIQNPERAEAAINAIYSQFNQRMPNADALGLERHNDIGYPTIMLATDANGMDVVSDNNGYNWQGSSLTFEDRDYTSYEAQMVWNDLYNIIFSSNNAIASFDPETDNPTFQMYLGRAYATRAFCYFNLAQLYQFTYVGNQDKPCVPLITNENSADAAANGAPRATVQAVYDQIEADLETGINYLKSAEDAGESRPDRRYIDQSVAYGIRARVALTKQEWAAAEEAAQTAISLSDARPATIEEVNHPTFWDVTEPDWMWGVLVEESDPVVSSGIVNWPSHMGSFNYGYAWYSGGKQINRALFNTIPDTDARKGWWLNADTVSANLTAAQQALMKGYGFGPYTQVKFAPYNNELETSTNANDIPLMRIEEMYLIMAEAQAMGGNAGTGRATLESFIQTYRDPEYTCTAASATDIQEEIYRQRRIEFWGEGLIWFDIMRLNKGVDRRGAGFPQAASVYNIEPGSAILLWRIPQNEINSNQALTEDDNNPSAPAPTPVQDITE; encoded by the coding sequence ATGAAAACAAAATATATTTTCGCTTCGAGCCTGCTTCTCTCCCTGGCATTTACGGGATGTCAGGACTTGGATACAGCACCGGAAGGAGATGTCGTTACGACCGACCAAAAGGAGGAGGTTTATATTCAGAATCCGGAACGTGCGGAAGCTGCCATCAATGCTATTTATTCTCAGTTTAACCAACGTATGCCGAATGCAGATGCGTTGGGACTAGAACGCCATAACGATATCGGATATCCGACCATTATGTTGGCTACGGATGCTAACGGTATGGACGTTGTAAGTGATAATAACGGTTACAACTGGCAAGGAAGCAGTTTGACTTTTGAAGACCGTGATTATACTTCATACGAAGCTCAAATGGTATGGAATGATTTGTATAACATTATTTTCTCTTCTAATAATGCCATTGCTTCATTCGATCCGGAAACCGATAACCCTACTTTCCAAATGTATTTGGGACGTGCTTACGCTACCCGCGCCTTTTGTTATTTCAACTTGGCTCAGCTGTATCAGTTTACGTATGTAGGCAATCAGGATAAACCTTGTGTGCCTTTGATTACAAACGAGAACTCGGCAGATGCTGCCGCGAACGGTGCGCCCCGTGCTACAGTCCAAGCTGTTTATGACCAGATTGAAGCCGATTTGGAAACCGGTATCAATTATTTGAAATCGGCGGAAGATGCAGGTGAGAGCCGTCCTGACCGCCGTTATATCGACCAGTCGGTGGCATACGGTATCCGTGCACGTGTGGCTTTGACCAAACAGGAATGGGCTGCAGCCGAAGAAGCTGCACAAACCGCTATTTCTTTGTCGGATGCTCGCCCGGCAACAATAGAAGAGGTGAACCATCCGACTTTCTGGGATGTTACGGAACCAGACTGGATGTGGGGCGTATTGGTAGAAGAATCAGACCCTGTGGTGTCTTCTGGTATCGTAAACTGGCCTTCACACATGGGTTCGTTTAACTATGGTTATGCTTGGTATTCAGGCGGAAAGCAAATCAACCGTGCCCTGTTCAATACCATTCCGGACACCGATGCACGTAAAGGCTGGTGGCTGAATGCTGATACGGTATCCGCTAATTTGACGGCTGCCCAACAAGCTTTGATGAAAGGATACGGTTTCGGTCCTTATACACAAGTGAAGTTCGCTCCTTATAACAATGAACTGGAAACTTCTACCAATGCGAATGACATACCGTTAATGCGTATCGAGGAAATGTACTTGATTATGGCGGAAGCTCAGGCTATGGGAGGCAATGCCGGAACAGGCCGGGCTACATTGGAAAGCTTTATCCAGACTTACCGTGATCCGGAATATACCTGCACCGCTGCTTCCGCAACGGATATTCAGGAAGAAATCTACCGCCAGCGCCGTATTGAGTTTTGGGGTGAAGGCTTGATTTGGTTTGACATCATGCGCTTGAACAAAGGTGTAGACCGCCGGGGTGCAGGTTTCCCGCAAGCCGCTTCGGTTTATAACATCGAGCCGGGTTCTGCTATTTTATTGTGGCGCATTCCGCAAAACGAAATCAACTCGAACCAGGCTTTGACCGAGGATGATAATAATCCGTCTGCTCCTGCTCCGACTCCTGTACAGGACATTACTGAGTAA